TCGAAGTCGACACTGATAGCGTGAACACGATCCGTGGTGAAGAAGGTTTCGGAGGTGGACGTCGAGCCTGTTTCGGCTCCGCTTTCTCCGGTCGGGACTACATCACTGCACGCTGCGAGAGAAACCACGAGGGCGACCGTCGCTCCCGCAGCGCTTAGCCATCGGGCCTTGGTCGATTTAGTTCTTATGGTCGTTTTTGGTTCTACTGGTGACTCATGCATACGAGGATCCCAGCATCCAAAGCTTGGCGCTCCCTTGGCTGAACCTATGTATCAGCTATGCGACTGAGTCTCAACTGAGCCCATCGCCATAGTCGGGAGCAATCTGAACGCTGGGCGAAATAAGTAAGAGCGGGTAGTTCAAGTTGGCCGCGTTGTGCTGAGCCCGGAGTAAAGAATCGTAGGCCGATCAGGCATCATGGAGCTATGCACAATGTTTCTGGCCTAGAAAACGACCTAGGGTCGTGGGGAGTCCCGCGAGAAGCGACCCTGCTGATCCACTCCTCAATGAAGTCGATCGGCCAGGTCCAGGGCGGCGCGGACTCCGTGATTGAGACGCTGTCGAGTTTCTTTGATCCCGGTCTGCTGGTTCTTCCAACCCACACTTGGATGAGTGTGCACCAAGACGGTGACGTTTTCGATGTGGAGACCTCCCCCTCCTGCGTCGGGGTTCTTCCGGACATATTTCGCGGCAGGAACGATGTGATTCGCTCATGGCATCCGACCCACTCTGTCGCTGTGCGCGGCGCGGATGCGGAGGAGTTTACTGACGGGGAACAACTGGCCAGAACCCCGTGCCCTAAAGACGGCGTTTACGGGCGACTTTTGGACAGGGAGGCCTACATCGCATTTCTTGGATGCCCGATGACGAAGAACACGTAT
The sequence above is a segment of the Actinomycetaceae bacterium MB13-C1-2 genome. Coding sequences within it:
- a CDS encoding AAC(3) family N-acetyltransferase, which translates into the protein MHNVSGLENDLGSWGVPREATLLIHSSMKSIGQVQGGADSVIETLSSFFDPGLLVLPTHTWMSVHQDGDVFDVETSPSCVGVLPDIFRGRNDVIRSWHPTHSVAVRGADAEEFTDGEQLARTPCPKDGVYGRLLDREAYIAFLGCPMTKNTYVHGVEEWARVPNRIASEATQLSVRTPEGEIIDAPQFMHKAPIDDVSSNYGKLQEPLSRFGLLHQGRFGDATVLVTTARGVFDLTAHLLAQDPDLFLTSEAVPEELLEGFVGGRR